Proteins from one Fragaria vesca subsp. vesca linkage group LG6, FraVesHawaii_1.0, whole genome shotgun sequence genomic window:
- the LOC101314484 gene encoding LOB domain-containing protein 41-like, with product MRMSCNGCRILRKGCSENCSIRPCLQWIKSPESQANATVFLAKFYGRAGLMNLINAGPENLRPAIFRSLLYEACGRIVNPIYGSVGLLWSGSWQLCQAAVENVLKGQPITPITSEAAANGHGPPLKAYDIRHVSKDENSAASTDPQKAKTRYRFKRSAVKPKPNKTGSGSGVEDAAAARFEAKPYWVGDEFNRSTSHDSSLSHQSEAANVDGDSKETESMVSSETAEASLLFRAEPESSPRKRTAPVQESELALELTLGLESSSSRAPHVVPVKKRRVEASGFCGGSSSGDGACKMELGLA from the exons ATGCGGATGAGCTGTAATGGATGCCGTATACTACGCAAGGGGTGCAGCGAGAATTGTAGCATCAGACCATGTTTGCAGTGGATTAAGAGCCCCGAATCTCAAGCAAACGCTACCGTTTTTCTCGCCAAGTTTTACGGCCGCGCTGGGCTCATGAACCTCATCAACGCCGGACCCGAAAACCTCCGACCTG CGATTTTCCGATCACTGCTCTACGAGGCATGCGGGAGGATTGTGAACCCGATTTACGGGTCGGTTGGGTTGTTGTGGTCCGGGTCATGGCAACTATGCCAAGCCGCCGTGGAGAACGTGCTGAAAGGCCAGCCGATTACTCCGATCACCTCGGAGGCCGCGGCCAACGGGCATGGCCCACCTCTCAAGGCGTACGACATTCGCCACGTGTCCAAGGACGAGAACTCCGCCGCGTCCACCGACCCCCAGAAGGCAAAGACGCGCTACCGGTTCAAGAGGTCCGCCGTGAAACCCAAGCCCAACAAGACCGGGTCGGGATCCGGAGTCGAGGACGCGGCGGCGGCTCGCTTTGAAGCCAAGCCGTACTGGGTCGGCGACGAGTTCAACCGGTCGACGAGTCACGACTCGTCGCTGAGTCATCAGTCCGAGGCTGCCAACGTAGACGGCGACAGCAAGGAAACCGAGAGCATGGTTTCGTCGGAGACGGCGGAGGCTTCGCTCTTGTTCCGAGCCGAGCCGGAGTCGTCGCCTCGCAAGCGAACCGCCCCGGTTCAGGAAAGCGAGTTGGCTCTGGAGCTGACTCTTGGACTCGAATCGTCGTCATCACGTGCACCGCACGTGGTTCCGGTCAAGAAGAGAAGGGTAGAAGCGTCAGGATTCTGCGGTGGCTCGTCGTCGGGCGACGGCGCGTGTAAAATGGAGCTGGGCCTTGCTTGA
- the LOC101314197 gene encoding uncharacterized protein LOC101314197 → MFDILFGWRKASKCKQLIKQVQCRLKLLKNKRATIVRQLREDAAELIKNGYEDKAFNRVEQIIKDECIVALYELLDNFCEFILLHLSYIRRRKDCPNDINEAVSSLIYASARCGDLPELRTIRKLFGERYGLKFAMTALELFPGNLVNCQVIEKLTLKPVSDDMKHRFVNEIARNYCIKPEVLAIEYYSDWQQKVKETSGHLALDSNVRTYYERSEMQICKVEELQTEDVHDSNISCTTSVPRLAPTILDSPLHDEIQDLYAEVDSPRGGEIVVYNDDIEEVRSCTTRDGDDFQDQRAFKFKASVAKKENLENSFDHSYVATWSVNSGSGVSRRSFKGNEKRPRKRSVSQENQFLKDNEFPSYYARKHQKKLGPNILSCKCSLVKPCYVCNGKEHVEFEVPTLKTNRGISTRVGFANPGHEQKSSVYNAFTYPDHQPKTQRKVFKGTIEESDFRRKLSSSSSSSSSSSPPMTSSWMRKEMVPPYFRNVTMPPERVMDKRKEEFQRSISDCFQYPTHVHPNLPDYDDIAAKFMALKKERLQPKPHRNNQL, encoded by the exons ATGTTTGACATCTTGTTCGGGTGGAGAAAAGCTTCGAAGTG CAAGCAGCTGATCAAGCAGGTGCAGTGCCGGCTCAAGTTGCTGAAGAACAAGAGGGCAACTATTGTGAGGCAATTGCGAGAAGACGCAGCGGAGCTGATCAAGAATGGCTACGAAGACAAAGCCTTCAATAGG GTTGAGCAGATAATCAAAGACGAATGTATTGTGGCACTGTATGAACTGTTGGACAATTTCTGTGAATTCATCCTCCTTCACCTTTCATATATCCGAAGACGCAA GGACTGTCCAAATGACATAAATGAAGCAGTTTCAAGTCTTATATATGCTTCTGCTAGATGTGGAGACCTTCCTGAGCTTAGAACAATCCGAAAGCTCTTCGGAGAACGTTATGGCCTGAAATTTGCAATGACTGCTCTTGAACTATTCCCTGGGAACCTTGTGAACTGTCAG GTAATAGAGAAACTGACGCTAAAGCCAGTATCAGATGATATGAAACATAGATTCGTGAATGAAATAGCAAGGAATTACTGCATCAAACCAGAGGTTTTAGCAATTGAATACTATTCTGATTGGCAACAGAAG GTGAAGGAAACTAGTGGACATCTAGCACTGGATTCAAATGTTCGGACTTATTACGAAAGATCTGAAATGCAAATTTGCAAGGTGGAAGAGCTTCAGACAGAAGATGTTCATGATTCCAATATATCTTGTACTACTTCAGTACCTAGGCTAGCCCCGACTATATTAGACTCTCCACTGCATGATGAAATACAGGACCTCTATGCTGAAGTGGATTCTCCAAGAGGTGGAGAAATAGTGGTGTACAATGATGACATTGAAGAGGTTCGGTCTTGCACAACAAGAGATGGAGATGACTTCCAAGACCAAAGAGCTTTCAAGTTCAAAGCTAGCGTCGCCAAAAAAGAGAATCTTGAAAACAGTTTTGATCATAGTTATGTGGCGACATGGAGTGTGAATTCAGGATCAGGAGTCTCTAGGAGAAGTTTTAAGGGAAATGAGAAAAGACCAAGGAAGAGATCAGTGTCCCAGGAAAATCAGTTTTTGAAGGATAATGAATTTCCAAGTTACTATGCAAGGAAGCATCAGAAGAAATTGGGACCTAACATTTTGTCATGCAAGTGCAGCCTGGTAAAACCATGTTATGTTTGCAATGGGAAAGAGCATGTCGAATTTGAAGTTCCGACACTGAAGACAAATAGAGGGATTTCAACTAGGGTGGGATTTGCTAATCCGGGTCATGAACAGAAAAGTTCGGTGTACAATGCTTTCACTTACCCTGATCACCAGCCAAAAACGCAACGCAAAGTGTTCAAAGGAACCATAGAGGAATCCGATTTTCGACGCAAGCTTTCCTCTTCTAGTTCGTCTTCATCATCATCTTCTCCACCCATGACTAGTTCTTGGATGAGAAAAGAAATGGTACCTCCTTACTTCAGAAACGTGACAATGCCACCGGAAAGAGTCATGGACAAGCGGAAAGAAGAGTTCCAACGATCCATTTCAGACTGTTTTCAGTATCCTACTCATGTTCATCCGAACCTGCCAGATTACGATGATATTGCAGCTAAATTCATGGCTCTCAAGAAAGAACGTCTGCAACCTAAGCCTCATCGCAACAATCAGCTTTAA